One genomic window of Desulfobacteraceae bacterium includes the following:
- a CDS encoding putative molybdenum carrier protein, with amino-acid sequence MIARIVTSGQVGVEQAAIEAAGRLELPCAGQPAGWEAEKGPMAADQWAAAVEGNALAADGTLLFRTTKLPDFFRVIQRKIVASADAWLEIDLKQIAGFRAAEKISGWIAAKKIRVLHVSGSAESENSSLQRSVADVLEAVTYLLMMTESPSGFSRTPRLQAAERRDLPTTVAAAVDHLDRHLPLKDRVLIANMTEKELPGLHLALGDYIKETFGLYVGNDDLMTACRFYLRKASVSPDEASLAILRALWLKLQQTMRLRVVK; translated from the coding sequence ATGATTGCAAGGATCGTTACCAGCGGTCAGGTGGGTGTTGAACAGGCAGCGATCGAGGCCGCCGGGCGGTTGGAGCTTCCCTGCGCCGGACAGCCCGCGGGCTGGGAAGCAGAAAAGGGACCGATGGCAGCCGATCAATGGGCCGCTGCGGTGGAGGGCAACGCCCTCGCCGCCGACGGCACCCTGCTGTTTCGCACCACAAAGCTGCCGGATTTTTTTCGTGTAATCCAGCGCAAGATCGTCGCCTCGGCGGACGCCTGGCTGGAGATCGATTTAAAGCAGATCGCGGGTTTCCGGGCTGCCGAGAAAATCAGCGGCTGGATTGCGGCCAAAAAAATCCGCGTGCTGCATGTTTCCGGCAGCGCCGAGAGCGAGAACAGCAGCCTCCAGCGCAGTGTGGCCGACGTTCTGGAAGCCGTCACCTATCTGTTGATGATGACCGAAAGCCCGTCGGGCTTTTCCCGCACCCCGCGCCTGCAGGCCGCCGAGCGCCGGGATTTGCCGACCACCGTGGCCGCGGCGGTCGATCATCTGGACCGTCACCTGCCCCTCAAGGACCGGGTGCTGATCGCCAATATGACGGAGAAGGAACTGCCCGGCCTGCACCTCGCCCTCGGGGATTACATCAAGGAAACCTTCGGGCTGTATGTCGGAAACGACGACCTGATGACGGCCTGCCGCTTCTATCTTCGCAAAGCCAGCGTCTCCCCGGATGAGGCGAGTTTGGCGATTCTGCGGGCCCTGTGGTTGAAGTTGCAGCAGACTATGAGACTTCGGGT
- a CDS encoding DUF1232 domain-containing protein, translated as MALKSPKSNMPAGLWRRLWTDLRLLGSLLRDYWSGTYRQVPALSMTALVLTLVYILMPLDLTPDTIPLLGQIDDALLLTGCLFFIEKDLHRYQAWKTRSRGPENG; from the coding sequence ATGGCGCTTAAATCCCCAAAATCCAACATGCCGGCGGGGCTATGGCGCCGCCTGTGGACCGATTTGCGTCTATTGGGATCCTTGTTGCGGGATTACTGGAGCGGGACCTACCGTCAGGTCCCGGCGCTGTCGATGACCGCCCTGGTGCTGACCCTGGTGTATATCCTGATGCCCTTGGACCTGACGCCAGATACGATACCTTTACTGGGCCAGATCGACGACGCCTTATTGCTCACCGGGTGCCTGTTTTTCATCGAAAAGGATCTTCATCGCTACCAGGCGTGGAAAACCCGCAGCCGGGGACCGGAAAACGGCTGA